The nucleotide window TGTTTTCGTTGTGCGGGGGAAAAACAGAAAATGTTGGCCCAATCTTAATGGAAAGGGCCAACATTTTAACAGGTTATCAGGCGACAGGGCGCGCGATAATACTGCGGGTTTCCATGCGGACTTCGGCAATGTTTACGTCAATCACGTCAGTGACTTTATAAACCGTTTCACCTTTGATTTGCACGGTACCGTTTTCCTGGCTACAGGTCAGTTCATCGCGGACAGCATGCAGGAACGGTGCAGGGATAAAGGCAACAGCACCGTTATCCACCAGGCGTACACGCATGCCACCACGGCTGATATCAATGATCTCAGCAGGGAAGCGGGTCTCGGTACCGGCTTTGTCATTCAGGAAGCGGGCATACAACCAGTCACCAACGTCACGTTCTGCCATACGGTTCAGGCGGCGGCGATCGGCCATCTGCAGGGTGGTGTCATCCTGAGGACGCGCAACGGTTTCACCTTTGATAATCGCTTTCAGCAGGCGGTGGTTAACCATATCACCATACTTACGGATCGGGGAGGTCCAGGTTGCGTAGGCATCCAGACCCAGGCCGAAGTGCGGGCCAGGTTCCGTGCTGATTTCAGCAAAGGACTGGAACCGGCGAATGCGGCTATCCAGGAAACCGGACGGCTGAGCGTCGAGCTCACGGCGCAGTTTGCAGAAGCCCTGCAGCGTCAGAACTTCTTCCGGGTCAACATGCACATCGTGGTTTTTCAGCAGGGCGGCCAGTGCTTCGGTATTCGCCGGATCGAAGCCCGTGTGGACGTTATAAATGCCGAAGCCCAGTTTGTCGCGCAGTACTCGTGCGGCGCAGATGTTGGCAGAAATCATGGCTTCTTCAACGATGCGGTTCGCAATGCGACGCGGTTCGGCCACGATATCCAGCACTTCACCTTTTTCACCCAGAACAAAGCGATAATCCGGACGGTCGCGGAAGACCAGCGCATGGGTTTTACGCCATTCGCCACGGTTCAGGCAGATGCGATGCAGCAGACGGATCTGTGCAGCGATGGCGTCTGAGTCCGGCTTCCAGCTGCCGGTGTTCTCCAGCCAGTCTGATACGTCGTCATAAGCCAGTTTGGCTTTCGATTCGATGGTTGCGGCAAAGAATTCGATATCGCCTTCAATCGTACCATCAGCGGCGATGGTCATACGGCAGGCAAGCACCGGACGCACTTCATTCGCCCGCAGCGAGCAGAGGTCGTCAGACAGTTCGCGCGGCAACATCGGGATGTTAAAGCCAGGCAGATAGTTGGTGAACGCGCGAATTTTTGCCGCATCGTCCAGCTTACTGCCTTCGACAATCCACGCGGTAGGGTCAGCAATGGCAACGGTCAAATGCAGCTTGCCATCGGCGCTCTCTTCAGCAAACAGCGCATCGTCCATATCTTCGGTGCTGGCGCTGTCAATGGTGACGAACTCCAGTGCGGTCAGATCGCGACGTGCCAGACCTTCGTCCTGCATCTCTGTCGCGACGCCATTTGGCGCTTCTTTTTCAAGATTATGGCGTGCCAGCGTCACCCACCACGGCACGAAATGGTCGTCGCCAAAGGTGATGAACTGCGTGAGTTCGGCATAGAAACCGCGATCGCCTTTCAGAGGATGACGGCGCATTTCTGCTACGGCCCAGTCACCCTCTTTAAAATCA belongs to Enterobacter cloacae and includes:
- the rnb gene encoding exoribonuclease 2; protein product: MFQDNPLLAQLKQQLHSQTPRAEGVVKATEKGFGFLEVDAQKSYFIPPPQMKKVMHGDRITAVIHTEKERESAEPETLIEPFLTRFVGKIHRKDDRLSIVPDHPLLKDAVPCRAARGVEHDFKEGDWAVAEMRRHPLKGDRGFYAELTQFITFGDDHFVPWWVTLARHNLEKEAPNGVATEMQDEGLARRDLTALEFVTIDSASTEDMDDALFAEESADGKLHLTVAIADPTAWIVEGSKLDDAAKIRAFTNYLPGFNIPMLPRELSDDLCSLRANEVRPVLACRMTIAADGTIEGDIEFFAATIESKAKLAYDDVSDWLENTGSWKPDSDAIAAQIRLLHRICLNRGEWRKTHALVFRDRPDYRFVLGEKGEVLDIVAEPRRIANRIVEEAMISANICAARVLRDKLGFGIYNVHTGFDPANTEALAALLKNHDVHVDPEEVLTLQGFCKLRRELDAQPSGFLDSRIRRFQSFAEISTEPGPHFGLGLDAYATWTSPIRKYGDMVNHRLLKAIIKGETVARPQDDTTLQMADRRRLNRMAERDVGDWLYARFLNDKAGTETRFPAEIIDISRGGMRVRLVDNGAVAFIPAPFLHAVRDELTCSQENGTVQIKGETVYKVTDVIDVNIAEVRMETRSIIARPVA